The genomic segment GGAAGCGACAGCGGTCACACCTGAAGGCCGCATCAGTTATGGTGACCTGGGACTATGGGAAGATAGTCAGATCCCAAAATTAAAAGAAATAACAGATTTCATAAAGGCCAATGGCGCTATCCCCGGTATACAGCTCGCGCACGCAGGCCGCAAAGCAAGCAGCAATAAGCCTTGGGCGGGACGTGGTCAATTTGCGCCTACAGAACCCTTCGGATGGCAGACAGTAGCCCCATCGGCACTGACCTTCCATACTGGCGATTATCTTCCCCAGGAACTTAAAATTCATCAAATAGAGGAACTGGTCGAGCAATTCGGTGCAGCAGCAAAAAGGGCGGTGTCTGCCGGCTACGAGATTATAGAACTGCATGCTGCCCATGGCTACCTCATCCATCAGTTTTTGTCTCCGCTGAGCAATGTCCGGACAGACATCTTCGGCGGTACATTCGAAAATAGAATACGCTTTCTCCTTAGGATCGTACAGCGGGTGAAACAAGAAATGACAACACAGAACCTTTGGGTACGTATTTCCGCAACCGACTGGGCGCCCAATGGCTGGGACCTGGAACAATCCATCAGGCTATCTCAGCAACTGGCAACTCTGGGTGTCGAGCTCATTGATGTTTCAAGCGGCGGATTGGTGTCGCACCAAAAAATCGATGTCGGGCCTGCGTATCAGCTTCCCTTTGCTATAGCCCTCAAGGAAAAGACAGCTCTTAAAATAGCCACCGTTGGAATGATAAAGACGGCGGACCAGGCAGCCGATATCATTGCACAAAATCAGGCCGACCTGATTTTGATCGCAAGAGCTTTTCTGGATGATCCTCATCTTCCTTTACGTTTTGCGAAACAACTCCAGACCGAGGTATCATGGCCCAAACAGTACGAAAGAGCTAAATAAGATGACACTTCACTTAAATAGAATACATCACATCGCCATAATCTGTAGTGATTATCCGCGTTCAAAACACTTCTATACCGAGATTCTAGGCCTTGAAATCGAG from the Sphingobacterium thalpophilum genome contains:
- a CDS encoding NADH:flavin oxidoreductase/NADH oxidase: MSQLFSPITIGQLQFKNRLVVSPMCQYSAEDGFANNWHLVHLGQFALGGAAAIIQEATAVTPEGRISYGDLGLWEDSQIPKLKEITDFIKANGAIPGIQLAHAGRKASSNKPWAGRGQFAPTEPFGWQTVAPSALTFHTGDYLPQELKIHQIEELVEQFGAAAKRAVSAGYEIIELHAAHGYLIHQFLSPLSNVRTDIFGGTFENRIRFLLRIVQRVKQEMTTQNLWVRISATDWAPNGWDLEQSIRLSQQLATLGVELIDVSSGGLVSHQKIDVGPAYQLPFAIALKEKTALKIATVGMIKTADQAADIIAQNQADLILIARAFLDDPHLPLRFAKQLQTEVSWPKQYERAK